One Paenibacillus sp. FSL H7-0737 DNA segment encodes these proteins:
- a CDS encoding VOC family protein, whose product MKIEHIAMYVQDLESCRQFYSQFFNAKSNRQYHNPKTGLRTYFLTFEGGARLEIMSRPDMVEGVHDLLRTGLTHLAFSLGSKEQVDLLTKQLAEAGFRTLSGPRTTGDGYYESSILGPENIQIELTV is encoded by the coding sequence ATGAAAATTGAACATATTGCTATGTATGTACAAGATTTAGAAAGCTGCAGACAATTTTATAGTCAATTCTTTAATGCGAAGTCAAATCGACAATACCATAATCCCAAAACGGGATTAAGAACCTATTTTCTCACGTTTGAGGGCGGCGCGAGATTGGAGATTATGAGCAGACCGGATATGGTAGAAGGAGTTCATGATCTCTTGCGGACGGGCTTAACTCATTTAGCTTTCAGCTTAGGCAGTAAGGAACAAGTCGATCTGCTGACCAAGCAATTGGCAGAAGCGGGATTTAGAACGTTAAGTGGACCACGGACCACAGGTGACGGATATTATGAAAGCAGTATTTTAGGGCCAGAAAATATTCAAATTGAACTTACTGTCTAA
- a CDS encoding sugar O-acetyltransferase, translating into MNNLTEEERIFKGILYNPGNIELKRKKLLAHNLSSQYSRTFEDQTEEREAILSQLLDSIGEHCFIQGPIFFHYGVHTKIGDHFFGNYNLTVQDDAQVTIGDHVSIGPNVTIVTPIHPFVASERRQMLDQNGEAASLCYAKPVSIGNDVWLSANVTVCGGVTIGDRCVIGAGSVVTQDIPENSFAAGVPCKVIRKITNQDSMRHKPEILSDCDIIE; encoded by the coding sequence GTGAACAATTTGACAGAAGAAGAACGAATATTCAAAGGGATATTATACAATCCAGGTAACATAGAGCTAAAGCGTAAAAAGCTTCTCGCCCACAATTTGAGTAGTCAATATAGCCGAACATTTGAGGATCAGACAGAGGAGCGGGAAGCGATATTGTCACAGTTACTTGATAGCATAGGGGAGCATTGTTTTATCCAGGGTCCCATTTTTTTTCATTATGGTGTTCATACAAAAATTGGTGATCATTTTTTTGGAAACTATAACCTTACAGTCCAGGATGATGCACAGGTTACGATAGGTGATCATGTGAGTATTGGACCTAATGTAACCATCGTTACGCCTATTCACCCATTCGTTGCCTCCGAGCGTAGACAAATGCTTGATCAAAATGGTGAGGCTGCGTCTTTATGCTATGCTAAGCCTGTTAGCATTGGTAACGATGTTTGGCTCTCAGCAAATGTAACTGTATGTGGAGGTGTTACGATTGGTGATCGATGCGTAATAGGTGCAGGTAGTGTCGTGACTCAGGACATTCCAGAAAATTCTTTTGCTGCAGGTGTACCGTGTAAGGTGATCCGTAAAATAACCAATCAGGATAGCATGCGCCATAAACCGGAAATACTTTCAGATTGCGATATAATCGAGTAG